In Dromaius novaehollandiae isolate bDroNov1 unplaced genomic scaffold, bDroNov1.hap1 HAP1_SCAFFOLD_37, whole genome shotgun sequence, the following proteins share a genomic window:
- the LOC135326246 gene encoding olfactory receptor 14A16-like: MSNGSSFNEFLLLAFADTREMQLLHFSLFLGIYLAALLGNGLIITAMACDHRLHTPMYFFLLNLSLLDLGSISTTVPKSMANSLWNTRTISYSGCAVQIFLVLFLLAAEYCLLTVMAYDCYVAICRPLHYGTLMGSRACVKMAAAAWATGFLNALLHTANTFSIPLCQGNTVDQFFCEVPQIFQLSCSDAYSWEAAVSVVSACLALGCFIFIVVSYVQIFTAVLRIPSEQGQHKAFSMCLPHLAVVSLFVSTGTFDCLKPPSLSSPALDLVVAVLYSVVPPTVNPLIYSMRNKELKDALRKLIQWV; this comes from the coding sequence atgtccaacggcagctccttcaatgagttcctcctcctggcatttgcagacacacgggagatgcagctcttgcacttctccctcttcctgggcatctacctggctgccctcctgggcaacggcctcatcatcacagccatggcctgcgaccaccgcctccacacccccatgtacttcttcctcctcaacctctccctcctcgaccttggctccatctccaccactgtccccaaatccatggccaattccctatgGAACACCAGGACCATTTCATACTCAGGATGTGCTGTCCAAATCTTTCTGGTTCTCTTCTTGCTCGCAGCAGAGTAttgtctcctcacagtcatggcctatgactgctatgttgccatctgcagacccctgcactacgggaccctcatgggcagcagagcttgtgtcaaaatggcagcagctgcctgggccactggttttctcaatgctctcctgcacactgctaacacattttcaataccactctgccaaggcaacacagtggaccagttcttctgtgaagtgccccagataTTCCAGCtgtcctgctcagacgcctactcCTGGGAAGCTGCGGTTAGTGttgttagtgcctgtttagctttggggtgtttcattttcattgtggtgtcctacgtgcagatcttcactgctgtgctgaggatcccctctgagcagggccagcacaaagccttttccatgtgcctcccgcacctggccgtcgtctccctgtttgtcagcactggcacatttgactgcctgaagcccccctctctctcctccccagctctggatctggtggtggctgttctgtactcggtggtgcctccaacagtgaaccctctcatctacagcatgaggaacaaggagctcaaggatgccttgaggaaactgattcaatgggTATGA
- the LOC135326226 gene encoding olfactory receptor 14A16-like, whose amino-acid sequence LHYGTIMGSRACVKMAAAAWSTVFLYAVLHTANTFSIPLCQGNTVDQFFCEISQILKLSCSDSYLREVGVIVVSICLGFGCFLFIVVSYVQIFTAVLRIPSEQGRHKAFSMCLPHLAVVSLFVSTGMFAYLKPPSLSSPAVDLVVAVLYSVVPPAVNPLIYSMRNKELKDAVNKLIQLVLFQQQ is encoded by the coding sequence ctgcactatgggactatcatgggcagcagagcttgtgtcaaaatggcagcagctgcctggagcactgtttttctctatgctgtgctgcacactgctaacacattttcaataccactctgccaaggcaacacagtggaccagttcttctgtgaaatctcacagatcctcaagctctcctgctcagactcctacctcagggaagttggggttattgtggttagtatctgtttaggctttgggtgtttccttttcattgtggtgtcctacgtgcagatcttcactgctgtgctgaggatcccctctgagcagggccggcacaaagccttctccatgtgcctcccgcacctggccgtggtctccctgtttgtcagcactggcatgtttgcctacctgaagcccccctccctttcctccccagctgtggatctggtggtggctgttctgtactcggtggtgcctccagcagtgaaccccctcatctacagcatgaggaacaaggagctcaaggacgcagtGAATAAACTGATCCAGCTGGTgctatttcagcagcaataa